The Lycium ferocissimum isolate CSIRO_LF1 chromosome 1, AGI_CSIRO_Lferr_CH_V1, whole genome shotgun sequence genome includes a region encoding these proteins:
- the LOC132061831 gene encoding MFP1 attachment factor 1-like, with the protein MSDNMDEQASHMNQQTQEEAESKPATVPEMETPQAEESTEKKPMNISFSIWPPTQRTRDAVMNRLIETLSTPSILSKRYGTFPLEEASKTAKVIEEDAFNAAGSSSSASGDDDGVKILQDYSKEISKRMLDVVKSRSTAAAPSTEAETKPSENEPSAASPENES; encoded by the coding sequence aTGTCCGACAACATGGATGAACAAGCAAGTCACATGAACCAGCAAACCCAAGAAGAAGCAGAATCCAAACCAGCAACCGTGCCCGAAATGGAAACACCTCAGGCAGAAGAATCAACGGAGAAAAAGCCAATGAACATTTCGTTCAGCATTTGGCCACCAACACAACGCACTCGTGACGCGGTTATGAATAGGCTAATCGAAACCCTATCAACACCTTCTATACTCTCCAAGCGGTACGGCACATTTCCCCTTGAGGAGGCATCGAAGACTGCTAAGGTTATAGAAGAAGACGCCTTCAATGCTGCTGGATCATCATCATCTGCCTCTGGGGATGATGACGGCGTTAAGATCCTTCAGGATTACTCTAAGGAGATTAGTAAACGCATGCTTGACGTCGTTAAATCCAGATCTACTGCTGCCGCCCCTTCTACTGAGGCTGAGACCAAACCATCAGAAAATGAGCCCTCTGCTGCTTCCCCTGAAAATGAATCTTGA